From a single Clostridium isatidis genomic region:
- a CDS encoding Cof-type HAD-IIB family hydrolase, with protein sequence MIKLIASDMDGTLLNNAHDIDKETVEAIRKAEEAGITFAISTGREYDSVKDILEKHNIKAQCILSNGAEYRDEDGNILDVININHERAKKIIDILNEYKLSARIFTNKGVFTTSTREEALQEVIFRTLSFNKGMTEEEARKISEKLGFFTCLKYIDDINKFFEAGIEVRKFVAFHKDIDFINKVKKKIAEVEGLNITSSFADNIEITDENAQKGIILEKVATKMGLKREEVMILGDSFNDYSMFEIFEETVAMKNAIPEVIAIAKYVTDANDKLGVAKAIYHVLNNTMEEMLK encoded by the coding sequence ATGATAAAACTTATAGCATCAGATATGGATGGGACTTTATTAAATAATGCCCATGACATAGATAAAGAAACAGTCGAAGCAATTAGAAAGGCAGAAGAAGCCGGAATAACCTTTGCCATATCTACAGGAAGAGAATATGACAGTGTTAAAGATATATTAGAGAAGCATAATATAAAAGCTCAATGTATCTTATCAAATGGTGCAGAGTATAGGGATGAAGATGGAAATATTCTTGATGTTATTAATATAAATCATGAGAGAGCAAAAAAAATTATAGATATACTAAATGAATATAAATTATCAGCCCGTATATTTACAAACAAGGGAGTTTTTACAACTTCTACAAGAGAAGAAGCTCTACAGGAAGTTATTTTTAGAACTCTTAGCTTTAATAAGGGAATGACAGAAGAGGAAGCAAGAAAAATATCTGAAAAACTAGGTTTCTTTACATGCTTAAAGTACATAGATGATATTAATAAGTTCTTTGAAGCGGGTATAGAAGTAAGAAAGTTTGTTGCCTTCCATAAAGATATAGATTTTATAAATAAGGTAAAGAAAAAAATAGCTGAAGTTGAGGGCTTAAATATAACTTCTTCCTTTGCAGATAATATAGAAATAACTGATGAAAATGCCCAAAAGGGAATCATCTTAGAAAAAGTTGCAACTAAGATGGGCTTAAAGAGAGAAGAAGTTATGATCCTAGGAGACAGCTTTAATGATTATTCAATGTTTGAAATTTTTGAAGAAACTGTTGCCATGAAAAATGCTATACCAGAAGTCATAGCTATAGCAAAATATGTTACAGATGCTAACGATAAATTAGGAGTTGCTAAGGCTATATATCATGTTTTGAATAACACAATGGAAGAAATGCTTAAGTAA
- a CDS encoding family 20 glycosylhydrolase, giving the protein MKIKEIDKRYKFIIFLFIISLISSLVIFFYNKEENKLTVTAENDYIIVPKPLLYKPEKGEFIIKEDSSIYIAGNSEEETEEISKIAEYFKGKIMPATGFDLPIIKLQEAPEGSIYLTTIGGTEDMGNEGYQIIISPENIKITAYKPEGLFRAIQTLRQMLPPDIEKDTLVSNIKWSIASSRIEDKPEYEYRGLMLDVARHFFTVDEIKRQIENAAQYKINKLHLHLSDDQGWRLEIKKWPDLTNIGASTEVGGGPGGFYSQEDFIDIVNFAKERYIEIIPEFDMPGHSNAALASYGFLNPDGQRKDLYTGTEVGFSSFRTDDEKTYEFIEDIIKELSAISPSKYIHIGGDEAEATPKEGYDYFVGRVAKIVQKYGKIPIGWDPIDTSPEIDSSVILQNWRDTNAAAREKRMKIIISIAGKSYLDMKYDENSSYGLDWAGLIPIETSYSWDLTDYAPKELILGIEAPLWTETIEDGIAMDYMIYPRLLSYAEIGWTPKEVRNWTEYKIRLEKQKERLANQQINYYNE; this is encoded by the coding sequence ATGAAAATAAAGGAGATAGACAAAAGATATAAATTTATAATTTTTCTATTTATAATTAGTTTAATTAGTTCTTTAGTAATATTTTTCTATAATAAAGAAGAAAATAAGTTAACTGTTACAGCAGAAAATGATTATATTATTGTTCCCAAGCCTTTATTGTACAAACCTGAAAAGGGAGAATTTATTATCAAGGAAGATAGTTCAATTTATATTGCAGGAAATAGCGAGGAAGAAACAGAGGAAATTTCAAAAATTGCTGAATATTTTAAAGGAAAAATAATGCCAGCCACAGGCTTTGATCTTCCTATTATAAAATTACAAGAGGCTCCAGAGGGAAGCATATATCTGACAACTATAGGCGGAACTGAAGATATGGGAAATGAAGGTTATCAAATAATAATTAGTCCGGAAAATATAAAAATTACAGCCTATAAGCCAGAAGGTTTGTTTAGGGCTATTCAGACTTTAAGGCAAATGCTGCCTCCAGATATAGAAAAAGATACATTAGTTTCCAATATTAAATGGAGTATAGCCTCTTCAAGAATTGAAGATAAACCTGAATATGAATATAGGGGCTTAATGCTTGATGTTGCAAGGCACTTTTTTACAGTTGATGAAATCAAGCGCCAAATAGAAAATGCAGCCCAATATAAAATAAATAAGCTTCATTTACACTTAAGTGATGATCAGGGCTGGCGCTTAGAAATAAAAAAGTGGCCAGATTTAACTAATATTGGAGCCAGTACAGAAGTAGGCGGAGGTCCTGGAGGATTTTACAGTCAAGAGGACTTTATAGATATAGTAAATTTTGCAAAGGAAAGATACATAGAAATAATTCCAGAATTTGATATGCCAGGCCACAGCAATGCAGCCTTAGCTTCCTATGGATTTTTAAATCCTGATGGACAAAGAAAAGACTTATATACAGGCACAGAGGTGGGTTTTAGTTCCTTTAGGACTGATGATGAAAAGACTTATGAATTTATTGAAGATATAATTAAAGAACTTTCAGCAATATCACCTTCTAAGTATATTCATATAGGTGGAGATGAAGCAGAAGCAACGCCTAAGGAAGGGTATGATTATTTTGTAGGACGAGTTGCAAAGATAGTTCAAAAGTATGGCAAAATTCCAATAGGCTGGGATCCAATAGATACATCTCCTGAAATAGATTCCTCAGTTATATTGCAAAATTGGAGAGATACTAATGCTGCAGCTAGGGAAAAAAGAATGAAAATAATAATTTCAATTGCTGGAAAGAGCTATCTAGATATGAAGTATGATGAAAATTCTTCTTACGGCTTAGATTGGGCTGGACTTATTCCTATAGAAACATCCTACAGCTGGGATTTAACTGATTATGCCCCTAAGGAATTAATTTTAGGTATAGAGGCTCCCCTATGGACAGAAACAATTGAGGATGGAATAGCTATGGATTATATGATATATCCAAGATTGCTAAGCTATGCAGAAATAGGCTGGACTCCTAAAGAAGTTAGAAATTGGACTGAGTATAAAATAAGATTAGAAAAACAAAAGGAAAGATTGGCAAATCAACAAATAAATTATTATAATGAATAA
- a CDS encoding PhzF family phenazine biosynthesis protein, which yields MNRIKIYQVDAFTDEVFKGNPAGVCILEEELNEELMKNIAQEMNLSETAFVRPIDTDDIGSCSLFSLRWFTPEVEVDLCGHGTIAASKVLFEEYNFKAKEIKYETKSGFLRAKKEGSKISLDFPIDKALDYKLDKEFPYALGLKEFKKIIIGEKTKKAVIEVESKEKIIKLRPDFEKLKLLNSDNSIKGIGVTCRDGEKYDFISRYFNPWGGVNEDPVTGALHSLLASYWSSILNKREMIAYQASNRGGEILIELLEKDRVKLSGDSVIVLKGEINLYH from the coding sequence ATGAATAGAATTAAGATATATCAAGTGGATGCTTTTACTGATGAAGTATTTAAAGGAAATCCAGCCGGAGTTTGTATTCTAGAAGAGGAGCTTAATGAGGAGTTAATGAAAAATATTGCTCAGGAAATGAATTTATCAGAAACAGCCTTTGTCAGGCCTATAGATACTGATGATATAGGCAGCTGCAGTTTATTTTCATTAAGATGGTTTACTCCAGAAGTGGAAGTAGATTTATGCGGTCATGGTACTATAGCAGCTTCAAAGGTGTTATTTGAGGAATATAATTTTAAAGCTAAAGAAATAAAATATGAAACTAAGAGTGGTTTTTTAAGAGCTAAAAAAGAAGGCAGCAAAATAAGTTTAGACTTTCCAATAGATAAGGCTTTGGATTATAAGTTGGATAAGGAATTTCCATATGCATTGGGACTTAAGGAATTTAAAAAAATTATAATAGGAGAAAAAACCAAAAAAGCTGTTATAGAAGTAGAAAGTAAGGAAAAAATAATTAAATTAAGGCCAGATTTTGAAAAATTAAAGCTCCTTAATTCAGATAATAGCATTAAGGGGATTGGAGTAACTTGCAGGGATGGTGAGAAATATGATTTTATCTCAAGATATTTTAATCCTTGGGGTGGAGTAAATGAAGATCCTGTAACAGGGGCATTACATAGCTTATTAGCATCTTACTGGAGTAGTATCTTAAATAAGAGGGAAATGATAGCCTATCAAGCATCTAATAGAGGTGGAGAAATTTTAATAGAACTGCTAGAAAAGGATAGAGTAAAATTAAGTGGTGATAGTGTTATAGTTTTAAAAGGAGAAATTAATTTATACCATTAA
- a CDS encoding PHP domain-containing protein yields the protein MYTKGDFHIHSTESDGELKPGELVLLAKERRVDIIALTDHDTINGNKQAVKVGEIFGVKVIPGIELSTRYKGNKVHILGYFTDDNYTNDELKMILSNLRKKKFKACQQHFKGQLSFKSEGGKISTAAGIELLHYFNAKVVLAHPTRLKREVFENVINLNFDGIEARYYRNKPGEEEYFINIAKEKNIVYTAGSDFHRLSKEDLKHGTLGQIYLEDEEIEDFLKILI from the coding sequence ATGTACACTAAGGGAGACTTTCATATTCATTCTACAGAGTCAGATGGGGAACTAAAGCCGGGAGAATTAGTTTTATTAGCAAAGGAAAGAAGGGTAGACATAATTGCTTTAACTGACCATGATACTATAAATGGGAATAAACAGGCGGTTAAAGTTGGAGAAATCTTTGGAGTTAAAGTAATACCTGGGATAGAGTTATCTACAAGATATAAGGGAAATAAGGTTCACATTCTAGGTTATTTTACTGATGATAACTATACAAATGATGAATTAAAAATGATTTTATCAAATTTGCGAAAAAAGAAGTTTAAGGCTTGCCAGCAGCATTTTAAGGGGCAATTAAGTTTTAAGTCAGAAGGGGGTAAAATAAGCACAGCAGCAGGAATAGAACTGCTTCATTATTTTAATGCTAAGGTTGTTTTAGCTCATCCAACCCGTCTTAAAAGGGAAGTTTTTGAAAATGTAATAAATTTAAATTTTGATGGGATAGAAGCAAGATATTATAGAAATAAGCCTGGGGAGGAAGAGTACTTTATAAATATAGCAAAGGAAAAAAATATAGTATATACAGCAGGTTCTGATTTTCATAGACTTTCAAAGGAAGATTTAAAACATGGAACCTTAGGACAAATATATTTAGAAGATGAGGAAATAGAAGATTTTTTAAAGATATTAATCTAA